Proteins encoded in a region of the Massilia sp. UMI-21 genome:
- a CDS encoding ABC transporter ATP-binding protein, producing MTSSLIDIRGVTKTYVSGSVETRVLHGIDLQVARGDFVSIMGQSGSGKSTLMNILGCLDQATGGTYLLDGVDTLSLSRAQLADIRNRAIGFVFQSFNLIKRMSVAENVALPLIYAGWSRGKARARALQELERVGLGGMAGRTPNQLSGGQQQRVAIARALATDPPLLLADEPTGNLDTQTSDDIMSSFQQLNRERGITIVLVTHEADVAAYSRRLVRLKDGRVLYDGPAAEGLRQLNANPHANPAEVSA from the coding sequence GTGACTTCTTCTCTGATCGATATCCGCGGCGTCACCAAGACCTATGTCAGCGGCAGCGTCGAGACCCGCGTGCTGCACGGGATCGACCTGCAGGTGGCGCGCGGCGACTTCGTCTCCATCATGGGCCAGTCCGGGTCGGGCAAGTCGACCCTGATGAACATCCTCGGCTGCCTCGACCAGGCCACCGGCGGCACTTACCTGCTCGACGGCGTCGACACGCTGTCGCTGTCGCGCGCCCAGCTGGCCGACATCCGCAACCGCGCCATCGGCTTCGTGTTCCAGAGCTTCAACCTGATCAAGCGCATGAGCGTGGCCGAGAACGTCGCGCTGCCGCTGATCTATGCGGGCTGGAGCCGCGGCAAGGCCCGCGCGCGCGCGCTGCAGGAACTCGAACGCGTCGGCCTGGGCGGCATGGCCGGGCGCACGCCGAACCAGCTCTCCGGCGGCCAGCAGCAGCGCGTGGCCATTGCCCGGGCGCTGGCCACCGATCCCCCCCTGCTGCTGGCGGACGAACCGACCGGCAACCTCGACACGCAGACCAGCGACGACATCATGTCCAGCTTCCAGCAACTGAACCGCGAGCGCGGCATCACCATCGTGCTCGTCACCCACGAGGCCGACGTGGCGGCCTACAGCCGCCGCCTGGTGCGCCTGAAGGACGGGCGCGTGCTGTACGACGGCCCGGCGGCCGAAGGCCTGCGCCAGCTGAACGCCAATCCGCACGCCAACCCGGCCGAGGTGAGCGCATGA
- the rpiA gene encoding ribose-5-phosphate isomerase RpiA has translation MTQDELKQAVARAAIDYVVDGEIIGVGTGSTANFFIDELARIKDRIKGTVASSEATASRLRGHGIPVFDLNEVSAMAVYVDGADEITASGAMIKGGGAALTREKIVASVAKKFVCIADGSKLVENLGKFPLPVEVIPMARAVVMRKLAELGGQPRLRTRAGSDDAFITDNGGEIIDVVGLSIVDPVAMEEKINQIVGVIAVGLFAKAGADVCLLGTPDGVKTLTF, from the coding sequence ATGACCCAGGACGAACTCAAGCAAGCCGTGGCGCGCGCCGCGATCGATTACGTGGTGGACGGCGAAATCATCGGCGTCGGCACCGGCTCGACGGCCAATTTCTTCATCGACGAACTGGCCCGCATCAAGGACCGCATCAAGGGTACCGTGGCCTCGTCCGAGGCGACGGCAAGCCGCCTGCGCGGCCATGGCATCCCGGTGTTCGATCTCAACGAGGTGAGCGCGATGGCGGTCTATGTCGACGGCGCCGACGAGATCACCGCCAGCGGCGCGATGATCAAGGGCGGCGGCGCGGCCCTGACGCGCGAGAAGATCGTGGCGTCGGTCGCCAAAAAATTCGTCTGCATCGCGGATGGTTCGAAGCTGGTCGAGAACCTGGGCAAGTTCCCGCTGCCGGTGGAAGTGATCCCGATGGCGCGCGCCGTCGTGATGCGCAAGCTGGCGGAACTGGGCGGCCAGCCGCGCCTGCGCACCAGGGCGGGTAGCGATGACGCCTTCATCACCGACAACGGCGGCGAGATCATCGACGTGGTCGGCCTGTCGATCGTCGATCCGGTCGCGATGGAAGAGAAAATCAACCAGATCGTCGGCGTGATCGCCGTCGGCCTGTTCGCCAAGGCGGGCGCGGACGTCTGCCTGCTGGGGACGCCCGACGGCGTCAAGACCCTGACTTTCTGA
- a CDS encoding phosphogluconate dehydratase — protein MALHPVVEQVTKRIIQRSRPSRAAYLAHMEAARMQGVQRGALSCTNLAHGFAAFPANDKLKLKEYKKSSVAIVSSYNDMLSAHQPFETYPQLIKDAVREVDAVAQFAGGVPAMCDGVTQGQPGMELSLFSRDTIAMATAVAMSHNMFDAALYLGICDKIVPGLLIGALHFGHIPGIFVPGGPMTSGISNKEKAAIRQRYAKGEATREELLAGESASYHGAGTCTFYGTANSNQMLMEMMGLHMPGAAFITPGTPLRDALTRAASQQAVAISQQGGQYMPIGRIVDEKSIVNAIVALHATGGSTNHTLHLIAIARAAGIVVDWNDFDELSKVVPSLTRIYPNGEADVNHFQAAGGPGFVIRELLDAGLAHEDVNTILGHGLRAHCKEPFLGEDGKVVFRDVPARSGDEAVLRPAGNPFANNGGMVLVQGNLGRAVMKISAVKSEYHVIEAPALTFDSQEDFMQRYKNGELERDFVAVIRFQGPRANGMPELHALTPALSNLQDAGFKVAMVTDGRMSGASGKVPAAIHVSPEILAGGPLGLVRDGDIIRVDATTGSLEALVADEVWASRSMASADLSKSHIGMGRELFAMFRSHSSPAEEGAATFPLPSPVDTTVPLHDGIQTDEVQPGSDEDFLFRTQK, from the coding sequence ATGGCGCTGCACCCCGTAGTCGAACAGGTAACCAAGCGGATCATCCAACGCAGCCGTCCCTCGCGCGCGGCCTACCTTGCGCACATGGAGGCGGCCCGCATGCAGGGCGTGCAGCGCGGCGCGCTGTCGTGCACCAACCTGGCGCACGGCTTCGCCGCCTTTCCGGCCAACGACAAGCTCAAGCTGAAGGAATACAAGAAGTCGTCGGTCGCCATCGTCTCGTCGTATAACGACATGCTGTCGGCGCACCAGCCCTTCGAAACCTATCCGCAGCTGATCAAGGACGCCGTGCGCGAAGTCGACGCCGTGGCCCAGTTCGCGGGCGGCGTGCCGGCCATGTGCGACGGCGTGACCCAGGGCCAGCCGGGCATGGAACTGTCGCTGTTCTCGCGCGACACCATCGCCATGGCCACCGCCGTCGCGATGTCGCACAACATGTTCGATGCGGCCCTGTACCTGGGCATCTGCGACAAGATCGTGCCGGGCCTCTTGATCGGCGCGCTGCACTTCGGCCACATCCCGGGCATTTTCGTGCCGGGCGGCCCGATGACCTCCGGTATCTCGAACAAGGAAAAGGCGGCCATTCGCCAGCGCTACGCCAAGGGCGAAGCCACCCGCGAGGAACTGCTGGCGGGCGAGTCGGCCTCGTACCACGGCGCCGGCACCTGCACCTTCTACGGCACCGCCAACAGCAACCAGATGCTGATGGAAATGATGGGCCTGCACATGCCGGGCGCCGCCTTCATCACCCCGGGCACGCCGCTGCGCGATGCGCTGACCCGCGCGGCAAGCCAGCAGGCGGTGGCGATCTCCCAGCAGGGTGGCCAATACATGCCGATCGGCCGCATCGTCGACGAGAAGAGCATCGTCAACGCCATCGTCGCACTGCACGCGACCGGCGGCTCCACCAACCACACCCTGCACCTGATCGCCATCGCGCGCGCCGCGGGCATCGTGGTCGACTGGAACGACTTCGACGAGCTGTCGAAAGTGGTGCCTTCGCTGACCCGCATTTACCCGAACGGCGAAGCCGACGTGAACCACTTCCAGGCCGCCGGCGGCCCGGGCTTCGTGATCCGCGAACTGCTCGATGCCGGCCTGGCCCACGAGGACGTCAACACCATCCTCGGCCACGGCCTGCGCGCCCACTGCAAGGAGCCCTTCCTGGGCGAGGACGGCAAGGTGGTGTTCCGCGACGTTCCGGCAAGGAGCGGCGACGAAGCCGTGCTGCGCCCGGCCGGCAACCCGTTCGCCAACAATGGCGGCATGGTGCTGGTGCAGGGCAACCTGGGCCGCGCCGTGATGAAGATATCGGCGGTGAAATCCGAATACCACGTAATCGAAGCGCCGGCGCTCACCTTCGACTCGCAGGAAGACTTCATGCAGCGCTATAAAAATGGCGAGCTCGAGCGCGACTTCGTGGCCGTGATCCGCTTCCAGGGCCCGCGCGCCAACGGCATGCCGGAACTGCACGCGCTGACCCCGGCGCTGTCGAACCTGCAGGACGCCGGCTTCAAGGTGGCGATGGTCACCGACGGCCGCATGTCGGGCGCGTCCGGCAAGGTGCCGGCGGCGATCCACGTATCGCCCGAGATCCTGGCCGGCGGACCGCTCGGCCTGGTGCGCGACGGCGACATCATCCGTGTCGACGCCACCACCGGTTCGCTCGAGGCGCTGGTGGCGGACGAGGTATGGGCTTCGCGCAGCATGGCGAGCGCCGACCTGTCGAAGAGCCACATCGGGATGGGGCGCGAGCTGTTCGCGATGTTCCGTTCCCATTCCAGCCCGGCGGAGGAGGGGGCGGCGACCTTCCCCTTGCCCTCGCCGGTTGACACCACCGTACCGCTGCACGACGGCATCCAGACCGATGAAGTCCAGCCCGGTTCCGACGAAGACTTTCTCTTTAGGACCCAGAAATGA
- a CDS encoding PAS domain S-box protein produces MRSDHHYYPASFKAAVALAALRQEQPLEELAARFSVTLDQVREWSATLEQHAGAAFTQPTRSPEAGEDLLDSSEMAKTIAENSTQGFAMMDRRGYCIYANKAWLDMTGYSAEEIASQPLHDLVHHHHPDGRPYPMEDCPIDRALPENFDVRAHEDLFFRKDGSTFDVACAASPIFRNGEPAYTIIEIRDVTEQKRQARELLSNERRAVQLAEAAEQRQRQLDAVLDATPVGIGVVDTRGRIILVNRANRELWGLNLPMVETVEQYAHYQGWWADGQARHGQPLQPHDWALARALEGESVDNDIVEIAPFDRPATRKTIALSARPIHDEHGAIRGAVVAQVDITLQKQAELALRQADRNKDDFIAILAHELRNPLAPIRAAVDLFRMFEPGNPVLKRATEAMARQVTHITRLVDDLLDVARISRGKIELRCAPCDIVRVVTQTAEDYRDPVQANGVDLRIAVANAPLWVHGDGARLAQIVGNLLHNAAKFTHQGNRITVHVGEQAGPDGPQAVVEVEDDGAGMAPELVETLFLPFIQAAQGLDRSSGGLGLGLALVKGLTELHGGTVSAHSAGPGLGARFTVRLPIRAAAARPGGAGGVHGRLDALRIVAIDDNQDALEMLSLLFSASGHTVSTAYDGAAGLELIRQARPDVVVCDIGLPGKMSGYDVACAVRGAPELSDTVLIALSGYGQDSDRRQSAAAGFDAHLVKPVSYPELEEEVGKALLELGRALVRGADLRA; encoded by the coding sequence ATGCGATCAGATCATCATTACTATCCTGCTTCCTTCAAGGCGGCCGTCGCCCTGGCGGCGCTTCGGCAAGAGCAGCCGCTCGAGGAACTCGCCGCGCGATTCTCGGTGACCCTGGACCAGGTCCGCGAATGGTCCGCCACCCTCGAGCAGCATGCCGGCGCCGCCTTCACGCAGCCGACGCGATCGCCGGAAGCGGGAGAAGACCTGCTGGACAGCAGCGAGATGGCGAAAACCATCGCCGAAAATTCGACCCAGGGCTTCGCGATGATGGACCGGCGCGGCTACTGCATCTATGCCAACAAGGCCTGGCTCGACATGACCGGCTATTCGGCCGAGGAGATCGCGTCGCAGCCGCTGCATGACCTGGTCCATCACCATCATCCGGACGGCCGGCCCTATCCGATGGAAGACTGTCCGATCGACCGCGCGTTGCCGGAAAACTTCGATGTGCGCGCACACGAGGACCTGTTCTTCCGCAAGGACGGCTCGACTTTCGATGTCGCCTGCGCCGCCAGCCCGATCTTCAGGAACGGCGAGCCGGCGTACACGATCATCGAAATCCGCGACGTCACCGAGCAGAAGCGCCAGGCCAGGGAGCTGCTCAGCAACGAGCGGCGTGCGGTCCAGCTTGCCGAAGCCGCCGAACAGCGCCAGCGCCAGCTCGACGCCGTGCTCGACGCGACCCCGGTCGGCATCGGGGTGGTCGACACCAGGGGCAGGATCATCCTGGTCAACCGGGCCAACCGCGAACTGTGGGGCCTGAACCTGCCCATGGTCGAGACCGTGGAACAGTACGCGCACTACCAGGGCTGGTGGGCGGACGGACAGGCCCGCCACGGCCAGCCCCTGCAGCCCCACGACTGGGCGCTGGCGCGCGCCCTCGAGGGGGAGAGCGTCGACAACGACATCGTCGAGATCGCGCCGTTCGACCGGCCCGCCACCCGCAAGACCATCGCCCTGTCCGCCCGTCCCATCCACGACGAGCACGGCGCCATCCGCGGCGCCGTGGTGGCACAGGTCGACATCACGCTCCAGAAGCAGGCCGAGCTGGCCCTGCGGCAGGCCGACAGGAACAAGGACGACTTCATCGCCATCCTGGCGCACGAACTGCGCAACCCGCTGGCGCCGATCCGCGCCGCCGTCGACCTGTTCCGGATGTTCGAACCGGGCAATCCGGTCTTGAAGCGGGCCACCGAGGCGATGGCGCGCCAGGTCACGCACATCACGCGCCTGGTCGACGACCTGCTCGACGTCGCTCGCATTTCGCGCGGCAAGATCGAGCTGCGCTGCGCGCCCTGCGACATCGTGCGGGTGGTGACGCAGACCGCCGAGGACTACCGGGACCCGGTCCAGGCCAACGGCGTCGACTTGCGCATCGCGGTGGCGAATGCGCCGCTCTGGGTCCACGGCGACGGCGCACGGCTGGCGCAGATCGTCGGCAACCTGCTGCACAATGCGGCGAAATTCACCCACCAGGGCAACCGGATCACCGTGCACGTCGGCGAACAGGCGGGGCCCGACGGCCCCCAGGCCGTGGTGGAAGTCGAGGACGACGGCGCGGGCATGGCGCCGGAACTGGTCGAGACGCTGTTCCTGCCTTTCATCCAGGCGGCCCAGGGCCTGGACCGGAGCAGCGGCGGCCTCGGCCTGGGACTGGCCCTGGTCAAGGGTTTGACCGAGCTGCATGGCGGGACGGTGAGCGCGCACAGCGCGGGACCGGGGCTGGGCGCGCGCTTCACGGTGCGCCTGCCGATCCGCGCCGCGGCCGCCCGCCCCGGCGGCGCGGGCGGCGTGCATGGTCGGCTTGATGCCTTGCGCATCGTCGCCATCGACGACAACCAGGATGCCCTGGAAATGCTCTCCTTGCTGTTCAGCGCCAGCGGCCATACCGTGAGCACGGCGTATGACGGCGCCGCCGGCCTCGAGCTGATCCGCCAGGCCAGGCCCGACGTGGTGGTCTGCGACATCGGCCTGCCCGGCAAGATGAGCGGCTACGACGTGGCCTGCGCCGTGCGCGGCGCCCCCGAGCTGTCGGACACGGTACTGATCGCCCTGTCGGGTTACGGCCAGGACAGCGACAGGCGCCAGTCCGCCGCCGCCGGCTTCGACGCGCACCTGGTGAAGCCGGTGTCGTATCCGGAGCTGGAGGAGGAGGTCGGGAAGGCGCTGCTGGAGCTGGGGCGGGCCCTGGTGCGTGGTGCGGACCTGCGCGCGTGA
- a CDS encoding oxidative damage protection protein — protein MARTVQCIKLNKEAEGLDFPPVPGEMGKKLYLSVSKEAWQAWLKHQTMLINENRLNLADDRARKYLATQMERHFFGDGAADQAQGYVPPPA, from the coding sequence ATGGCCCGCACCGTCCAATGCATCAAACTGAACAAGGAAGCCGAAGGACTGGACTTCCCGCCGGTACCAGGCGAAATGGGCAAGAAGCTGTACCTGTCGGTCTCGAAAGAGGCCTGGCAGGCATGGCTGAAGCACCAGACCATGCTGATCAACGAAAACCGCCTGAACCTGGCGGACGACCGCGCCCGCAAGTACCTGGCGACGCAGATGGAACGTCACTTCTTCGGTGACGGCGCCGCCGACCAGGCGCAGGGTTACGTGCCGCCACCGGCCTAA
- a CDS encoding S41 family peptidase gives MKKKWIVISSVLALTMLVVFTMPILKVLWQQFRPKPTVVVDRAMRSQAIETLVAKMNSHYIFPDKARQIETLLRQRQQAGKYDAMTDGHQLAEQLTQDLQSVSRDKHMEVGFAPGLVLPDDDGLPPPETQAAWEQRNNVVMRMIMRHMADRRVEEVEHLSPGIGYLKIAGFPPPFLVADKFAAAMNQLADTDGLIVDLRDNGGGGTASVALLISYFVDQRTHLNDIWDRQTGNTIQHWTQDRLDGKRYGGKKPVMILVGPGTMSAGEDFAYTMQALKRATVVGEPTWGGANPARPHRIGEHFYVTIAGRRVINPITRTNWEGVGVTPDIAATPDQALAVAKDVLQRRLRGSASLVAAGQ, from the coding sequence ATGAAAAAGAAATGGATTGTCATATCGTCGGTGTTGGCGCTGACGATGCTCGTCGTATTTACCATGCCCATCTTGAAAGTGCTCTGGCAACAATTCCGACCCAAGCCGACAGTGGTGGTCGATCGCGCGATGCGCTCGCAGGCCATCGAGACGCTGGTGGCGAAAATGAACAGCCATTACATCTTCCCCGATAAAGCCAGGCAGATCGAAACGCTCCTGCGCCAGCGCCAGCAGGCGGGCAAGTACGATGCAATGACCGACGGCCACCAACTGGCGGAACAGCTCACGCAAGACCTCCAGAGCGTGTCCCGGGACAAACACATGGAAGTGGGGTTCGCACCCGGCCTGGTCCTGCCCGACGACGATGGCCTGCCGCCGCCGGAGACGCAGGCGGCGTGGGAGCAGCGCAACAACGTCGTCATGCGCATGATCATGCGCCACATGGCCGACCGAAGGGTGGAAGAGGTGGAACACCTGAGCCCCGGGATCGGCTACCTGAAGATTGCCGGTTTCCCTCCTCCATTCCTCGTGGCCGACAAGTTCGCCGCGGCGATGAATCAACTCGCCGATACGGACGGCCTGATCGTCGACCTGCGCGACAACGGCGGCGGTGGAACGGCATCGGTGGCACTCCTGATCAGCTATTTCGTCGACCAGCGCACGCATCTCAACGACATCTGGGATCGCCAGACCGGCAACACCATCCAGCACTGGACGCAGGACAGGCTTGACGGCAAGCGCTACGGCGGCAAGAAGCCGGTCATGATCCTGGTCGGCCCGGGCACGATGTCCGCCGGCGAGGACTTCGCCTACACCATGCAGGCACTCAAGCGCGCCACCGTGGTCGGCGAGCCGACCTGGGGCGGCGCCAACCCGGCGCGCCCTCATCGCATCGGCGAACATTTCTATGTGACGATCGCCGGCCGCCGCGTCATCAACCCCATTACCCGAACCAATTGGGAAGGCGTGGGCGTCACCCCGGATATCGCAGCGACGCCGGACCAGGCGCTTGCGGTGGCCAAGGATGTGCTGCAGCGGCGGCTTCGGGGAAGCGCCTCGCTCGTCGCTGCCGGACAGTGA
- a CDS encoding Rhs element Vgr protein, with amino-acid sequence MASRLFRDAIDYSRVRVHGRRYMPFQPKNCCMTPNGSMYFHRSCFLPDYTRGDPPAVHWFMHELAHVWQHQLGYAVRLRGAVRLGLSYDYDLAPGKTLADFNMEAQGDLLADYFTLKHLRSPAAMRQRRYAGSLVLYETVLAGFLADPSSTANLPCDVGRCLLRLHQARQA; translated from the coding sequence ATGGCGTCGCGCCTGTTTCGCGACGCCATCGACTACAGCCGCGTCCGTGTCCACGGCCGGCGCTACATGCCTTTCCAGCCGAAGAACTGCTGCATGACGCCGAACGGCAGCATGTACTTCCACCGTTCCTGCTTTCTTCCCGATTACACGCGTGGCGATCCGCCGGCGGTGCATTGGTTCATGCACGAACTGGCGCATGTATGGCAACACCAGCTTGGATATGCGGTGCGCCTGCGCGGCGCGGTGCGCCTGGGACTGTCTTACGACTACGATCTGGCGCCGGGCAAGACACTTGCCGACTTCAACATGGAAGCGCAGGGCGATCTGCTGGCCGATTACTTCACGCTCAAGCACTTGCGTTCCCCGGCAGCCATGCGCCAGCGGCGCTATGCGGGCAGTCTGGTGCTGTACGAAACGGTATTGGCGGGCTTCCTTGCCGATCCGTCCAGCACGGCCAATCTGCCCTGCGATGTTGGCCGCTGCCTGTTGAGACTGCACCAGGCCCGACAGGCCTGA
- the eda gene encoding bifunctional 4-hydroxy-2-oxoglutarate aldolase/2-dehydro-3-deoxy-phosphogluconate aldolase, producing the protein MTLLEIMRSASVIPVIAIDDPEHAVPLAKALVAGGIRVLEVTLRTQHGLGAIRAMSQVDGAIVGVGTLTQPEEFAAARDAGAVFGVSPGLTPALIEAARKSGLPLLPGVMTPSEVMAAREQGFRQLKLFPAVPAGGVGMLNAIGGPLPDMTFCPTGGISIETAPKFLACKNVACVGGSWLTPKDLIAAGDWAGITELAKAAAALRVG; encoded by the coding sequence ATGACCTTACTTGAAATCATGCGCTCGGCGAGCGTCATCCCCGTCATCGCCATCGACGATCCCGAGCACGCCGTTCCCTTGGCAAAGGCCCTGGTGGCCGGCGGCATCCGCGTACTTGAAGTGACGCTGCGCACGCAGCACGGCCTGGGCGCGATTCGCGCCATGAGCCAGGTCGACGGCGCGATCGTCGGCGTCGGCACCCTGACCCAGCCGGAAGAATTCGCCGCCGCGCGCGACGCGGGCGCCGTGTTCGGCGTCTCGCCGGGCCTGACCCCGGCGCTGATCGAGGCGGCCAGGAAGAGCGGCCTGCCGCTGCTGCCGGGCGTGATGACCCCGTCCGAAGTGATGGCCGCGCGCGAGCAGGGCTTCAGGCAGCTGAAACTGTTCCCGGCGGTGCCGGCGGGCGGTGTCGGCATGCTCAATGCCATCGGCGGACCGCTGCCGGACATGACCTTCTGCCCGACCGGCGGCATCTCGATCGAGACCGCGCCGAAGTTCCTCGCCTGCAAGAACGTCGCCTGCGTCGGCGGCTCCTGGCTGACCCCGAAAGACCTGATCGCTGCCGGCGACTGGGCCGGGATCACCGAACTGGCGAAGGCGGCCGCCGCGCTGCGCGTCGGCTGA
- a CDS encoding efflux RND transporter periplasmic adaptor subunit, whose protein sequence is MKLFTKKRVAIAAGVIVVGGAAAAWMMPKGEPEIPPSKYRTAAVDVGAINQTVTATGTINPVALVNVGSQVSGTVVELNADFNDRVRKGQVLLKLDPTIFNAQIRQAEASRASSLANLRLAEANYRRNQQLVTQSFVSSVALDGSRREMDVARANVQLADAQLARAQADLNNSVIRSPIDGVIIKRTIDLGQTVAASFNTPNLFQIARDLTKMQIDTSVSEADVGSLKDGLPARFVVDAYPDREFHATMRQFRLAANVVQNVVTYNVVLDVDNRDEMLKPGMTAQVRLVVDKRDKVLRIPTTALRFQLPEEEQEKRRKEAAKAGKDGKPRQVAPPAAPAPSVDDDVAFRTASETARMFKVYRLDKMNQPQPVDIRAGLSNFRYTEVVSGDLKAGDQVVTRTLANPKDEM, encoded by the coding sequence ATGAAACTCTTTACCAAGAAGCGGGTGGCGATCGCCGCAGGGGTGATCGTGGTGGGCGGCGCGGCGGCCGCGTGGATGATGCCGAAAGGCGAACCGGAGATTCCGCCATCGAAGTACCGCACCGCGGCGGTCGACGTGGGCGCCATCAACCAGACCGTCACCGCCACCGGCACCATCAACCCGGTTGCGCTGGTGAACGTGGGCTCGCAGGTCTCCGGCACCGTGGTCGAACTGAACGCCGACTTCAATGACCGCGTGCGCAAGGGCCAGGTGCTGCTCAAGCTCGACCCGACCATCTTCAACGCCCAGATCCGCCAGGCCGAAGCCAGCCGCGCATCGAGCCTGGCCAACCTGAGGCTGGCCGAGGCCAACTACCGGCGCAACCAGCAGCTCGTGACGCAGAGCTTCGTCTCCAGCGTGGCGCTGGACGGGAGCCGGCGCGAGATGGACGTCGCCCGCGCCAACGTGCAGCTGGCCGACGCCCAGCTGGCGCGCGCCCAGGCAGACCTGAACAACAGCGTGATCCGCTCGCCGATCGACGGCGTGATCATCAAGCGCACCATCGATCTGGGCCAGACCGTGGCGGCCTCGTTCAACACGCCGAACCTGTTCCAGATCGCGCGCGACCTGACCAAGATGCAGATCGACACCAGCGTCTCGGAAGCCGACGTCGGCTCCCTGAAGGACGGCCTGCCGGCCCGCTTCGTGGTCGACGCCTATCCGGACCGCGAATTCCACGCCACCATGCGCCAGTTCCGCCTGGCCGCCAACGTGGTGCAGAACGTGGTCACCTACAACGTGGTGCTCGACGTCGACAACCGGGACGAGATGCTCAAGCCCGGCATGACGGCCCAGGTGCGCCTGGTGGTGGACAAGCGCGACAAGGTGCTGCGCATCCCGACCACCGCGCTGCGCTTCCAGCTGCCGGAAGAAGAACAGGAAAAACGGCGCAAGGAGGCCGCCAAGGCAGGCAAGGACGGCAAGCCCAGGCAGGTCGCCCCGCCCGCGGCGCCGGCCCCGTCCGTCGACGACGACGTGGCCTTCCGCACCGCCAGCGAAACCGCGCGCATGTTCAAGGTCTATCGGCTGGACAAGATGAACCAGCCGCAGCCCGTGGACATCCGCGCCGGCCTGTCGAACTTCCGCTACACCGAAGTGGTGTCGGGCGACCTGAAGGCGGGCGACCAGGTCGTCACGCGCACCCTGGCGAACCCCAAAGACGAGATGTGA
- a CDS encoding ABC transporter permease, which produces MAANRLRTALTMLGIVIGIASVVLLLAIGDSMQRFIGKELQQLGTNMLYVFPGGDRTTAQRARAGAVPSLSTMDAAALNELPSLTGAAPALQGSFKLSAGNESANSQVLGVTPAMFKIRNWKLDQGNLFSEADVRASSRMVVIGQKVADQFFYKTDPLGRYIRIENVAFQVIGVLAGEGKQIDGSDIAELVLVPITAASANLIKMPFPQNVHYIAAQGRPDMSLKEAEEDIKETLRARHRIRLDDPDDFRLQNIASFAETANKISAGVALLLGLIGAISLLVGGIGIMNIMLVSVTERTREIGIRMAIGARPGAVLLQFLAESVVICVAGGLVGVLIAMGGAAAITSTGKFDVFLTFQGVLVACGFATAVGVFFGFYPARRASRLLPVDCLRYE; this is translated from the coding sequence ATGGCGGCCAACCGCCTGCGCACCGCGCTGACCATGCTCGGCATCGTGATCGGCATCGCCTCGGTGGTGCTGCTGCTGGCGATCGGCGACAGCATGCAGCGCTTCATCGGCAAGGAACTGCAACAGCTGGGCACCAACATGCTCTACGTGTTCCCGGGGGGCGACCGCACCACCGCCCAGCGCGCCCGCGCCGGCGCGGTGCCCTCGCTGTCGACCATGGACGCGGCGGCCCTGAACGAATTGCCCAGCCTGACCGGCGCCGCGCCGGCCCTGCAGGGCAGCTTCAAGCTCAGCGCCGGCAACGAAAGCGCGAACAGCCAGGTCCTGGGGGTGACCCCGGCCATGTTCAAGATCCGCAACTGGAAGCTCGACCAGGGCAACCTGTTCAGCGAAGCCGACGTGCGCGCATCGAGCCGCATGGTGGTGATCGGCCAGAAGGTGGCGGACCAGTTCTTTTACAAGACCGACCCGCTCGGGCGCTACATCCGCATCGAGAACGTCGCCTTCCAGGTGATCGGCGTGCTGGCCGGCGAAGGCAAGCAGATCGACGGTTCGGATATCGCGGAACTGGTGCTGGTGCCGATCACGGCGGCCAGCGCCAACCTGATCAAGATGCCCTTCCCGCAGAACGTGCACTACATCGCGGCGCAGGGACGGCCCGACATGTCCTTGAAAGAAGCGGAAGAAGACATCAAGGAAACCCTGCGTGCGCGTCACCGCATCCGCCTCGACGATCCGGACGACTTCCGGCTGCAGAACATCGCCTCGTTCGCGGAAACAGCGAACAAGATCAGCGCCGGCGTGGCCCTGCTGCTCGGCCTGATCGGCGCGATCTCGCTGCTGGTGGGCGGCATCGGCATCATGAACATCATGCTGGTGTCGGTCACCGAGCGCACCCGCGAGATCGGCATCCGCATGGCGATCGGCGCGCGCCCGGGGGCGGTGCTGCTCCAGTTCCTGGCCGAATCGGTGGTGATCTGCGTGGCCGGCGGCCTGGTGGGCGTCCTGATCGCCATGGGTGGCGCGGCGGCGATCACGTCGACCGGCAAGTTCGATGTGTTCCTGACTTTCCAGGGAGTGCTGGTGGCCTGCGGGTTTGCGACGGCGGTGGGGGTGTTTTTTGGGTTCTATCCGGCGCGGCGGGCGTCGCGGCTGTTACCGGTGGACTGCCTGCGCTACGAGTGA